The genomic DNA CGTAGCGGTCGGAGCCGAGGACGGCCCACGCTTCGGCCGCGTCGATGCCCGCTTCCTTCGCGGCTTCCACGAGCACGGCGCCGCGGGTGACGTCCTTGCCGTCGGTGAAGTAGGCGCGGAAGAGCGCCTCTGCCATCTCCCAGGTGCGGCCGTGCTCGCCCGCCAGCATCATCAGCCGGTGGCTGTCGCGCGTGCTGGGCGCGACGGTGATGCGGTCGAAGCGGAACTCGATGCCCTCCGGCGCGCCCGCGCTGGCGACGTGCGCGAACATGCCCGCCGCGCGCTGGGCGCCGCCGAACTTCTTCTCCACCAGCTCCGCCCACGGCATGCCCCCGCGCGGCAGGCCGGGCTGGAGCTGGTACGGACGCCACACCACGTCGGCATCGACACCGGCATCTTCCAGCGCCTTCCGCAGCCGCCGCTCGCCGATGTAGCACCACGGACACGCGATGTCCGCGAAAAGCTCGATCTTCATCCCCCGCTCCCGCTCTCGTGGTTCCGCCCTTCCGCGCGACCCGGCCAGCAGGCCAGGATCGTCCTCGGCCCGCGACCCCGCGGCGCGGCCGGCGTACGGGAGAAGCTACAGCAACTCTGTGCCACGCTCAACGGAGCGCGGGGTAGGAACTGGAACGTGCTTCGGGCTGCAAGGCTCCGAACTTGCGACGGCCGCGCGCTCGTGCGTCGCCCCCGCGTGCGAATACGCGAGCGAGGGACGCTGGCGCCCGCCTTCCATCCACCGATCCCAACCATCCGCCGGCCGCATGGAACTGCTGCACGTGGAACGCATCGAGATGCTTCTGCTGGTCGCGGCGGTGGTGGCCATGCTCGCGCGCCGCCTGCGGCTGCCGTATACGGTGGGGCTCACGCTGGCGGGGCTGGGGCTGGCCGTCTTCCCGTCCGCGGTGGACCTGCGGCTGACCAAGGAGCTGATCTTCACCGCGTTCCTGCCGCCGCTCATCTTCGAGGCGGCGTTCCACATCCACTGGCGCGAGCTGCGGCGCGACATGGCCGTGGTGATGGTGCTTGCGACACTGGGCGTGCTGCTCGCCGCCGCGGTCACCGCAGGCGGGCTGTACCTGATCGCGGGCTGGGAGTGGCCTGCCGCGCTGCTGCTGGGCGTGCTCATCTCCGCGACGGACCCGGTGTCGGTGATCGCGACCTTCAAGGAAGCGGGCGTGAAGGGCCGCCTGCGCCTGCTGGTGGAGGCCGAGAGCCTGTTCAACGACGGCGTGGTGGCCGTGCTGTTCGCGGTGGCGCTGGCTGCGACCACCGGCGGGAGCGTCGGCGCAGGCGGCGTCGCGTGGAGCTTCGTGGCGACGATGCTGGGCGGCGTGCTGTGCGGCGGGCTGATGGCGGGCGGGCTGCTGCTGCTTGCGTGGCGCACCACCGACCACCTGGTGGAGATCACCTTCACGACGGTGGCGGCCTACGGCTCGTTCGTCCTCGCCGAGCACTTCCACCTCTCCGGCGTGCTGGCGACGATGACGGCGGGCCTGGTGATCGGCAACACGGGCGCGCTGGGCGCCATCAGCGACCGCGGGCGCGAGGCGGTGGAGTCGTTCTGGGAGTACGTGGGGTTCGTGGCGAACTCGCTGATCTTCCTGCTGATCGGCATAAGCACGGGCGTGGAGAAGCTGTCCGCCGTCTGGCAGGCGGCGGTGATCGTGATCGCCCTCGTGACGGTGGGCCGCGCCGTCGCGGTCTACGCGTGCTGCGCGCTGTTCGCCGGCTCGCGGCTGCGGGTGAGCATGGCGCACCAGCACGTGCTGTTCTGGGGCGGGCTGCGCGGTGCCCTGGCACTGGCGCTGGCGCTCGGTCTTCCCGCCACAGTGCCGCACCACGACGCCATCGTCTCCGTCTGCTTCGCCGTGGTCGCCTTCTCCGTCATCGCCCAGGGCGTCACGATGACCCCCCTCCTCCGCAAGCTCGGCGAAGTCCCCGCGCCGGTGCCGCGCGAAGCGCAGCAGCCGGTGTGACGTGTGGTCCCTCGAACGTTCGGGCATCCCTGACACGGTCGCTTGCAGAGTGCCGGATTGGTTT from Longimicrobiaceae bacterium includes the following:
- a CDS encoding sodium:proton antiporter, giving the protein MELLHVERIEMLLLVAAVVAMLARRLRLPYTVGLTLAGLGLAVFPSAVDLRLTKELIFTAFLPPLIFEAAFHIHWRELRRDMAVVMVLATLGVLLAAAVTAGGLYLIAGWEWPAALLLGVLISATDPVSVIATFKEAGVKGRLRLLVEAESLFNDGVVAVLFAVALAATTGGSVGAGGVAWSFVATMLGGVLCGGLMAGGLLLLAWRTTDHLVEITFTTVAAYGSFVLAEHFHLSGVLATMTAGLVIGNTGALGAISDRGREAVESFWEYVGFVANSLIFLLIGISTGVEKLSAVWQAAVIVIALVTVGRAVAVYACCALFAGSRLRVSMAHQHVLFWGGLRGALALALALGLPATVPHHDAIVSVCFAVVAFSVIAQGVTMTPLLRKLGEVPAPVPREAQQPV
- a CDS encoding DsbA family oxidoreductase, with amino-acid sequence MKIELFADIACPWCYIGERRLRKALEDAGVDADVVWRPYQLQPGLPRGGMPWAELVEKKFGGAQRAAGMFAHVASAGAPEGIEFRFDRITVAPSTRDSHRLMMLAGEHGRTWEMAEALFRAYFTDGKDVTRGAVLVEAAKEAGIDAAEAWAVLGSDRYEREVDAGQGRAADVGVQGVPFYVFDGKYALSGAQPPAVFADVLRQVATKQPTA